Within the Thunnus thynnus chromosome 23, fThuThy2.1, whole genome shotgun sequence genome, the region TGAACTGCGAGTTAACACTGTCTTATCTGAGATGGCTGATAAGTTCAGAAAGTCAGTTCAAAAGAAAACCAGCAGTTTTGAGCAACAACTAGCCAAAGCAGGAGAAGTTCTCTGTGACATCTGCACtgaaaccaaactgaaggcTGTGAAGTCCTGCCTGGTGTGtctgacctcctactgtgagactcacctggagcctcatcAGAGAATCACAGGCCTGAAAACACATAAACTGATTGATcctgtggagaacctggaagACAGAATGTGTAAGAAGCATGATCGacctctggagctgttctgCAAAACAgatcacatgtgtgtgtgtcagttgtGCCTTAGGACAGATCACAAGAAACATAACTTTGCTCCTCTGAAAAAAGAATATGAACAAAAGAAAGCTACACTGGAGGAGAATGCAACTAAAATTAAGCAGACGATCCAAGAGAGACGACTGAAGATTCAGCAGATCAAACAGTCAGTGAAGATCAGCAaggaagatgcagacagagagacagcagccaGTGTGCAGGTCTTCACTGCTCTGATCCGGTCTGTTGAGAGAGGTATGGCTCAGCTCATTGACATGATTgaagagaagcagaaaacaacagagaaacaggctgaatgtttcatcaaagagctggaagaggaaatctctgagctgatgaGGAGAAGCGCTGAAGTGGAGCAACTCTCACGCACTGAAGACCACCTCCAGTTCCTCCAAAGCTTCTCATCCCTGAACCCTGCTCCAcccaccaaagactggacagaggtcagagTTCAATCATCATATGAGGGGACTGTGAGGAGAGCTGTGGCTCAGCTAGAGGAGACACTCAGtaaagagatggagaaactgtGTGCTGATGTTGAATTGAAGAGAGTCCAGCAGTTTGCAGTGGATTTGACTCTTGATCCTGAAACAGCACATGCAGctctcatcctgtctgatgatgggAAACAAGTCACATGTGGTGATGTGAAGAAGAATCTCCCAGACAATCCAGAAAGATTTTCTTCTAGTCCCTGTGTTTTAGCAAAGCAAAGTTTCTCTTCGGGGAGATTTTACTAtgaggttcaggttaaagggAAGCCTAAATGGGATTTAGGAGTGGCCAGAGAATCGATCAATAGGAAGGGACATATTGCAGTGAACCCAGCCACAGGCCTTTGGGTTATATGGCTGAAGAAAGGAAATGAATACAGAGCTCTTGATGAGCctggtgtgtctctctctctgaagtctcagcctcagaaggtgggggtgtttgtggattatgaggagggtctggtctccttttatgatGTAGATGCTGCAACTCTTATCTACTCCTTCACTGGCTGCAACTTCACTGAGAAACTTTATCCATTCTTTGGTCCCTGTCTTAATGATGGTGGTAAAAATTCCGCCCCTCTGATCATCTCTCCTGTCAGTCACACTGATTAGACTTGCATTTGATTTGCCATTTAAAATGGCAAATTAAGATAATGGTAATACAGAATGAATAATTTcctgggggtgggggggttgtttgttttttttgtgattactCAACTCTATTGTTACTGCATATCCCATTACATGTCTTTAATGTATCCTATTAGCCTACTGCCGAAATATCAATTTCCATGTACTAATTACATTATTAGTTACATACATTAATATAATCAAATGTAGTCTGCAATAGTGTATCAGTACTGTCTTTACTGACATCATTTTACATATGAGAGGTAttgaattttgaaatattgttaCAGAGTAGTCGGacacaaatttaaaatctgtttactgtcacatttttaaaattacattaaaatgaagaaaGCAAGTAAAAATGCTTTTGTGTCAGTTCAATTTCTGAATTATTTCATACCCACATTTACACTTTTATACATAACACAtttttagatagatagatagatagatagatagatagatagatagatagatagatagatagagtacTTTActaatcccaaagggaaattaaagtgttatgATATGGACAGAACTACCTGCTGTCTCCATATGACTgtatgtatattgtatgtaataTTTAAAGTTGTGCATCATCAACTCCTTTTCTATATGCAAACTGCATGGAGTCCTGGAATGGGCAGACCTGCATGTTATGGGGCTCTAATATAACCCtctcaaaatatttcataatataTGATATCCTGGCTACAGGTCTTATGTCATTGAGCTCCCGGTCAGGTTTCTCTTGGGAACTGGCATAATACATGATGTGTTCCATATCACTGGTATTCTAGATACAGAAAGTGAGAGGGGGGAAATGTGGTGAAACACTTTACATAGCTGTTTAGCACATGTTCTCAAAGTGTGAGGATGGATGCTGTCCAGACCAGCTGCCTTACTGGTTCTAAGTCACTTTAGCTGAAGGCAAACCTGGTCAACAGTGACAGTGATGGGGGGACATGTGTTGTTAGGGTCCCTCCGAGACAGAAACCAGTGAGCTTGAGCATGCTCAATGGAAAAGTCATGCTCATTGAATCTAGTGAAAAACTTGTTAACCTCATCAGGAGTAAAAGTCCCCTCAAAAGGTCCCTCCCTGGTTGTAACACAGACAGCCTTACTGTTGTCTTGAAATTTCCCTTCCATTATTCCAATACTGATGGTCGTGAAAACTCCATGTTGTTGTGGACTCAAAAGCAGCACATGTACACGAGTCCTGTCAGGGGCCATTGTTGCATGTCATCTCTCCTGTCTCtaccttcatttcctgtcacctctCCACTGTCCACTATCAATTATAAAGTCATATATGCCCAAAAATTCTGTTAAGGTAAAGTTAATGCAGGCAAGAAGGCAAAACAGGAGAACTGTTGGAACATTATGCCTACAGTGGTTAAATCAACAATCTCATTCATAAAATGCTGCTAATCTAAGCTAATGTCATCTCATCACTCTGCTGTAGTTGTCTAAAAATAATGTCAGCACTTCAGAAAACTTCATTTTGAAGAATGCgctttctgtattttcttttttctctcacttaaattcaaatttgctttattggCGTGAACATAATGAAATACAGTACTGCCAACACAGGTTGTACAAGGTTTACACTGCAACTGTAATACTTtcagaatgagagagaaaagacaagtGGTTTGTTCATTATTACATTGTATACaatatacatacacaatacaatgtacactatactacactatacaTCAACATTACTAGACTACACTATactataatgaaaaaaaacatctttgcaaatgaataatacataaaaatataaaaagatcACACAAAATAATAACTATACAACAAGATGAACTATGGTTTTATATTGTCATATAATGGTTGTGGTGAGAAccaagcaagaaaacaaattaaaacaaaaagaggagtCAGATTTTGAAGGAACTGTGCGTAGTATCCTGTGCTCTGCTGGTTTTCTCTCAGGCTGCGATatgtctgacatgtttctgcTTCTGTGACAATGTCAATTTCCCCACAGTACATATTAAACTTTCTGTTGGCCTGAATgtgctgtgatttttttgttgtttgagtttGATTTAGGTAAAGAACTtgtctttatgtctttataCAGGCTGCAGTGTAGGTGGAAttgttgctctgtttctgtctcttgttGCTGGCAGTTAACACAGTgtgttctctctgtgtttaaCAATTCGGAAACCCTGCTGCCATCAAAGAGACATTTAGGATGAAATCAACTGACATGTTAGTGAgatttctttcttaaaaaacacTAGATAGTGTGGGGGAGAAGGGAAAAAACAATTCTTGTGTGTAATTATGTGTGTAACTATGTGAGTGTGAACAGGATCTTCCTGTTCTCAACGACTAAAGATTAAAACTGTGATCATGTTGAGAAGTGAACGATGAATCAACACATTAATGTGAGTGCAGTGAGAGGCGGAGCAACACTGGAAGAATAGAGGGAGTGTTTCAGTGTCACACTGCTGAAATGAAAGTTAAAGCAACCCACTGCTTCCAAAGAGTTTGAATCTGTTTCATTCCAAAGGAAATAAAGCTCACTTCTTCAGGCCTTTACCAAACCTGCAGTCTCATAAACACACAGGTAAGTAGAGTAGATCATATTTACTGTGTTTAAACAGAGAACTACAACAATGAGATTCCTCAGGTTTATTGGATTGCTGGAATAGTTTCAGTGTAGTACAGTCTTTATCCAAACTGTTTGTCAATTAGCAGCACAGGGAGACAAAAGtgtttcttctgttgtttgacACTCTTATAACAAAAAGGCGAAGAAAAGGGACTGATAGTGTTGAATATCTGAAAACCCTTTTTGCGATGTTAAACTAACAGAAGAATGGGGGAAGCcaacatgtttttatcagcaGGGCGTCAGCTGAAAAGAGTCTgatctataaatatgtatatgtaatatataaatgtaaagaacGCTTATAAAAGATGTAGTCCAGCATACAataacaaagacaaatattcaaaaatacacaaattttAATACATAGGCAGTGATAATACTATAATATTATTTCTCTGCAGTAGCCTCTCATGGCCACATGATGGCAGCATAGTTGTCTTTCATTTGACTGGGAGTTACCTGTTTGAGTCCAGGTGGATCATTCTGTCAGTAAAGTCTGTCAGATTGGTCTTCATTAACTTGTTGTGTTCTATGTGTTTTGGTTCCCTGCCTGTCCTGGGGTAATTTTATATCAATACATGATTTGTTTAGTCTAATACAGTTCAGCAGAACTgctataaataataacattgttAAGCTTTTTAATGTACAGTTTATATTTAAACACTATTTAGACTCAGATGTAAGGTGAAGGACAAATTCTTTTACACTTCAGGACTTCTTtatacttttctctttttatttctttatttattttacaataattagtGATAAtacttttcccttttttaaccTTTTCCTATTATTCCAGTTATTCcacttgtatttatttacagatcATCATTAAGAAGTGTTGTCTTTTAaagattcattttaatttctggtttggtttggtttttcaGACATGTCTTCTGCCAGCAGTCTGTTATCTGAAGATCAGTTTCTAtgctccatctgtctggatgtgttcactTATCCAGTCACCATaccatgtggacacaacttctgcaagACCTGCATCACAGAACACTGGAATATTGATTTACAGTGTCAGTGTCCTGTGTGTAAAGATGTCTTTGACAGAAGGCCTGAGCTACGGGTCAACACATTCATATCTGAGATGGCTGCTCAGTTCAGACAGTCAGCTGTAAGGAAAACCAGCAGCTTCTCAGAGCAACAATGTACCAACACAGGAGAAGTTCTCTGTGACGTCTGCACtgaaaccaaactgaaggcTGTGAAGTCCTGCCTGGTGTGtctgacctcctactgtgaGACACACCTGGAGCCTCATCAGAGAATCCCAGGCCTGAAAAGACATAAGCTGATTGATcctgtggagaacctggaagACAGAATGTGTAAGAAGCATGATCGACCTCTGGAACTGTTCTGCAAGACTGACCAGATATGTGTTTGTCAGTTCTGCACTGAATTAGATCACAAGAAACACCGCATTGTTCCTCTAAttgaagaatataaatacaagaAAGCTAAACTGGGGAAAACAGAGGCTGGaattcagcagatgatccagGAGAGACGACTGAAGATTCAGCAGATCAAACAGTCAGTGAAGCTCAGCAaggaagatgcagacagagagacagcagccaGTGTGCAGGTCTTCACTGCTCTGATCCAGTCTGTTGAGAGAAATCTGGCTCAGCTCATTGACATGATTgaagagaagcagaaaacaacagagaaacatgCTGAAGGCTTCATCAAAGAGATGGAAGAGGAAATCTCTGAGATGATGAAGAGAAGTGCTGAAGTGGAGCATCTCTCACGCACTGAAGACCACCTCCAGTTCCTCCAAAGCTTCCCATCCCTGAACCCTCCTCCAcccaccaaagactggacagaggtcagagTTCAGTCATTATATG harbors:
- the LOC137175826 gene encoding E3 ubiquitin-protein ligase TRIM21-like; this translates as MAAASSLLSEEQFLCSICLDVFTRPVTIPCGHNFCMNCITQAWEISEKHQCPICKELLYRKPELRVNTVLSEMADKFRKSVQKKTSSFEQQLAKAGEVLCDICTETKLKAVKSCLVCLTSYCETHLEPHQRITGLKTHKLIDPVENLEDRMCKKHDRPLELFCKTDHMCVCQLCLRTDHKKHNFAPLKKEYEQKKATLEENATKIKQTIQERRLKIQQIKQSVKISKEDADRETAASVQVFTALIRSVERGMAQLIDMIEEKQKTTEKQAECFIKELEEEISELMRRSAEVEQLSRTEDHLQFLQSFSSLNPAPPTKDWTEVRVQSSYEGTVRRAVAQLEETLSKEMEKLCADVELKRVQQFAVDLTLDPETAHAALILSDDGKQVTCGDVKKNLPDNPERFSSSPCVLAKQSFSSGRFYYEVQVKGKPKWDLGVARESINRKGHIAVNPATGLWVIWLKKGNEYRALDEPGVSLSLKSQPQKVGVFVDYEEGLVSFYDVDAATLIYSFTGCNFTEKLYPFFGPCLNDGGKNSAPLIISPVSHTD
- the LOC137176115 gene encoding E3 ubiquitin-protein ligase TRIM39-like encodes the protein MSSASSLLSEDQFLCSICLDVFTYPVTIPCGHNFCKTCITEHWNIDLQCQCPVCKDVFDRRPELRVNTFISEMAAQFRQSAVRKTSSFSEQQCTNTGEVLCDVCTETKLKAVKSCLVCLTSYCETHLEPHQRIPGLKRHKLIDPVENLEDRMCKKHDRPLELFCKTDQICVCQFCTELDHKKHRIVPLIEEYKYKKAKLGKTEAGIQQMIQERRLKIQQIKQSVKLSKEDADRETAASVQVFTALIQSVERNLAQLIDMIEEKQKTTEKHAEGFIKEMEEEISEMMKRSAEVEHLSRTEDHLQFLQSFPSLNPPPPTKDWTEVRVQSLYEGTVRRAVAQLEETFSKEIKKVCADVELKRVQQFAVDVTLDPETAHAALILSDYGKQVTCGYLWMKLPDNPQRISTCPCVLGKQSFSSGRFYYEVQVKGKPKWDLGVVRESINRKDPITANPKTGFWAIGLRNENEYKAFTGPAVSLSLKSKPQKVGVFVDYEEGLVSFYDVDVAALIYSFTDCNFTEKLYPFFGPCNNDDGKNSAPLIISPVSHTD